Below is a window of Geomonas oryzisoli DNA.
CGGGATCTGCTTGGTCTTTTCCTTGTCGTCGATGCAGTCCCTGATGCGGGCCGTGCCGATCATGACCTCGACGGCGGGAACGCGTCCCTTGCCGTCGATGCGCGGCACCAGGCGCTGCGAGATGACGCCCCTGAGGATACCGGCCAACTGCATCCGCACCTGGCGCTGGTGGAAAGGGGGGAAGACCGAGATCACCCTGTTCACCGTTTCGGCGGCGTCCAGGGTGTGCAGGGTGGAGAGCACCAGGTGCCCGGTCTCGGCGGCTGTCAGCGCGGTCTCGATGGTTTCGTAGTCGCGCATCTCGCCGACCAGGATGACGTCCGGGTCCTGGCGCAGGGCCGAGGTGAGCGCCTTGCCGAAGGTGAGCGTGTCGAAGCCGACCTCGCGCTGGCTGATCAGGCTCTTCTTGTCCTTGTGCAGGTACTCGACCGGGTCCTCGATGGTGATGATGTTACAGGTCCGGTGCTCGTTGATGTAGTCGATGAGGGAGGCAAGCGTGGTGGACTTGCCGGAACCGGTGGTCCCGGTCACCAGGATCAGGCCGCGCTGCTCCAGGGCGAGTTTCTTCAGCACCGGCGGCAGGTTCAGCGCCTCCAGGGTCGGGATGGCGATCGGGATGGCACGCAGCACCATCGCCACCGTCCCGCGCTGGGCGAAGGCGTTGACGCGGAAACGCCCGAGACCCGGCACGCCGTAGGAGAGGTCGGTCTCGTAGTTCTCCTCGAAGATCCGCTTCTGGCGCTCGTTCATGATCGAGAAGGCCATGTTCCGGACCGCGTCAGCGGAGAGCCTTTCAGCGTTGGGGATGGCGCGCAGGGAGCCGTCGATCCTGACGATGGGGGGGAGGCCCGCC
It encodes the following:
- a CDS encoding type IV pilus twitching motility protein PilT, translated to MQLNEILAIAMKAKGSDIHLKAGLPPIVRIDGSLRAIPNAERLSADAVRNMAFSIMNERQKRIFEENYETDLSYGVPGLGRFRVNAFAQRGTVAMVLRAIPIAIPTLEALNLPPVLKKLALEQRGLILVTGTTGSGKSTTLASLIDYINEHRTCNIITIEDPVEYLHKDKKSLISQREVGFDTLTFGKALTSALRQDPDVILVGEMRDYETIETALTAAETGHLVLSTLHTLDAAETVNRVISVFPPFHQRQVRMQLAGILRGVISQRLVPRIDGKGRVPAVEVMIGTARIRDCIDDKEKTKQIPDAIAQGHTTYGMQSFDQSLMQLLSRKLITYEEALRQSSNPDDFALKVSGISSTSDSSWDSFAEEQPEGATEGGDKELVIEKY